The nucleotide sequence TACGTGGCAAATGACTCATATAATCAATATCCAACAAAATAAACTTATTAATTAACATAATGTATATACATTACTTGAAACATCAGATGGTAAAccaatatggtacaaacatgtggttttcctaatattttattaatcataTACATCATTTTTTTATATCATGTGATATActaatgtggtataaaaatatagtttctATAACATTATTCATAAAAACGAATTTTGTATCTGACGTATTTGCACTCTTACTTATTCGTAGGGCAAAACACCATTTTCTCTCATTGATCATATACTTATTTATAACATAGTCCTATGTACTTTACAGAAAATCACTTTACCTCTTCcactttattctttttattttttatttttattttttggaagcAAGGGAAAAGGCCCAGAAGCCAAAAGAGAACAGGAAAGCCTATGGAGAGGCAAACACCAAGAAGGCAAACAAGTAGTGAACGGGGATACAACACAAAGACACCTCCACCAAGTGGAAGCGTCACCACAAACACCACCACAACGAAATTAATGAGGACATGGAAGATCATCATTGtgcaaaacataaaccaacGAAGATGGGGGCCGATCGACCCAAACAGAATCACTCATCTCCGGAGAACCAACCAATGCAAGCTCATGCGCCACACCATTAGCTGATATGGGCACCCAAGACCAGCGATAGTTCTGGAAAGCCTCCCCCAGCTGCTTGACCCGAGCCAACAGAGGGTAAGATCGAAGCTCAAATGAATGGTTGCAATTTTTAACTTTTCACGAATAATCACATGTTTTTAAAAGATGCATCTTAACTTCTATTAATAGCCAATCAGTCCCTTTGTAGTCATTCCTCGTTTTATGATATTCACTATACCCATGATATAGTGGACAAAATTATATTAGAATGTCTCACTGGGTCCATATGAGAAAGTGTTCGACACAATTGTGGTTCGTTGAAGTCTTGTGATTTGGGGTGATTATTACAAGGATGTGGTCATTGCATCTTAGGAGGTAAACGTTGATTACCAATATCACTATAATGGGGCGTAAAATTATCTTAGGAACGCAATGTTGAACATTTTCCTTGAaccaattttcaaaattttctaataTTATGCTCTGTTCATTTAATATTAGTTGTTCATGTCCATGCATTACGTCGTGTATTTAACTGCATTAAATTGTTCATTTCCATGCATTATATTAGCAATATGTGGAGATATGGATGTCATATATACATTATGAACATTGTATCAACAATATATCAATATCATGTCTGCGCAAGATACTTTAGACATTTCGCTTTGTCAATACTACGTGATTGTGTCACTCATATCGATAATATTTCAATAACTCATGcttgtaaagcttttgagaacgGTGAAAAGCACTTAAATTTAAGGTGAAATGATTTGTTGATATAAACTTTATATATTATGAAATTTTTTGTAATTATGAGCATTGTAATAATTGTGATATTACGTCAATTTGGTATTTCagtctaatgatatttttcttcacttataagtaaaagaTTATAGGTTCGAATTTCATGAACAACGATTTTGAAACCAATTTTTCTCccattaaacttaaacatatgaTAAAACCCCTAATGAGAATATATagttgcattaaaaaaaaatcgttGTATTATAACACGTTTAATATTCATGACATAAACCCGACCAGTAAACCATAATTTCGACCATTGGAGTCTTGGACCCTATTTTCTCACTTCTAGAGGCAAGCAAGACATTGGGCGATTACAACCGAGCTGTCGATATTACAACAGAACAAAACAATAAGGTTGTCCGTTGAAAATTATTTCTCTCCGGAATCCCATATCTCCAAAATTCCAACCCATTATTTCCACAGCGCCAATCAGCGATATCACAAACGCAAAGAATTTCAACATCGAACCAAACCTCTTCCACATTTCCTTTTCACATCCTCCCAAATTCCCAATCCACAAAGCCCGCGTCTTTCTTTCGACCCGATTCCGCGTTTTGCATCTCATTCCAAACAAAAACCCCAAAAGTTTCAGTTTTTTGGTCTCAGATTTTACCTTTCGTCGACCCCCGGTATTCAttttgtttgggttttttttgttttttgaataaATTATTTCGTTGACTTGGATTGATTGAAGATCTTTGTTTGGATTCAGCAATCCGATTACGTCGAATTACAGCTCCAATTGCTCGAGGAGTCGTGGAATTTGAACTTTGTTAACGAAATCAGGTATCTTTTGATCCAATTTTACTTCTTTTATGGAAACAAATGTTCATTTGAATTTGGTGGTTGGTTTAAGAGGCTGTGTTTTCTCAATTGCTTGCAATGGTGTTAGGGATTTGCTGCTTATTTTCGTTTTTCAATGTGTTTGTTATGGTTTAGTTCCTCTGTGTTTCGTATTGGGTCTCGGCATTAGGTTTGAGATTTTACCTGCCAGAACTTATTCAGGCTTGAGATTTTGCATGCCAGAACTTATTCAGGTTTTGATCTTGTTATATAGAACACGCTTGTTCGTCAATGTTTGTGTTTATTTGGCTCAAGACTTGATATGCTTCTGCTTCAGTTTACGCGTAGATTGTAGGAGGCGGATTGTGCCTGAAACATATAGGAATATCTCTTTGAGTTCAGATGGGAACCCAATTTACCAGATGGATGATGAAACAGCCCCGCCAACAATTTTTGGCTGTCCGGTATAAAACAACGTCATCTGAGTATGTAGCATCGAGAGCCAGAGATGCCACGTTTGAGAAACTAATGGACAAGTACAAGAACCTTCTCAAAGTCATTGCTGTCCAAGATCTCATCCTTGCAAACCCCCACGACCCTGCAGTGTCCCTTGATTTCCTCTCCAAGCTCTCCCAAAAGCTCCATCTCAACCGTGGTGCAGTCGCCTTCCTCCGCAAATAccctcacattttccacatttACCATGTTCCCATGAAGTCCCAGACCTTCTGCAGATTAACTGACAGAGCCGCTCAAATTTCTAAAGACGAAGCAGAGGCTATCAACGCCTCGTTGCCACTTGTTGTTGATCGATTGGTTCGGCTTCTATCAATGTCTACTTCCAAGATGTTGCCACTCCGTGCCATTTTTAAAGTTGGCAGGGAACTTGGGCTTCCCGATGATTTTGAGGACTCGGTAATATATAAAAACCCCCATCTTTTCCAACTTTGTGATGCTCATGAACCCAATACTCATAACCTGAAACTGGTTAATGTAACTTCTGACAAGTTCACTGCAGCAGTTGAAAATTGGAGGGTAGAGGAATATTGCAAGGAGGGTTGCAGTGTTGATAGGGCTGAAATTCAGTTTAGTTTTAAACATGGATATCCTCCTGGGATGAAGTTAAGAAAGAATTTTAGAGCCAAGGTTAAGGAGTGGCAGAGGTTGCCATATGTGGGGCCATATGATGAGATGGCAGAGAAGAAGAGGTCGTCTAAGGCCGGAATGATGGCTGTGGAGAAACGGGCAGTTTCAATTGTTCATGAATTCTTGAATTTGACAGTCGAGAAGATGGTTGAAGTGGAGAAAATCAGCCATTTCAGGAAATGTTTTGGCTTCGATTTGAATATCAGAGATTTATTCTTGGATCACCCCGGGATGTTTTATTTGTCAACCAAGGGAAAGAGACACACTGTTTTCCTAAGAGAAGTTTATGAGAGGGggtgtttgattcacccaaatCCGGTTTATAATGCAAGGAGAAAGCTTCTGGATCTTGTTGTTTTGGGGCGTCATGGCCTGTTTAATGATGACTGTAAGCCAAGGAACCATGCCAGTAACATGGAGGCTGAGTCGCTGGAACAGCACAATGAAGAAACCTGTAGCTCTGATTAGTTAATACAGTTTTTCCCTTCCTGTGAACCTGATAAGTTTGAGACTTTAGTGGTTAGAAACTTATTCAATTTTGATCTTATATCGTGACCACAAAAGTTGATGATTCGTTTCATTTGGCTGAGCTTTTTTATAGATTTGATTTATGGTGTTTCCTGTCCGTATTTCGTGTTTACTCATTTTAACCTTGAGTTCAATTTAACTTAACCGACAGAAAACATATGAAACGAAAAACTATGACTTACTTGGCAGTTAGCCTATATATCTATAAAGTAGGAGGAAGAGTCATTGGTTATTCTGAAATCTTCTGAACCTATTGATGTTCCCTTTGTAGTGTTAATGCAGTTAACTAGTTATATGCATTTGTCCTTTTAGTTTCCTAATCAATCACAATAGATAACTTGCTTCAAGAAATTTATCTTACGTTATAGGTTAGGAAATGGTGGAAGCAATGTAACAAACAATGTAGCAATCTCTTAAGATTTATTCAAAATTACCAACCAGGAAATAaggaggtcgcacttggtgcgatggcaagtgccttcgcccatgagcggtaggtctcgggttcgagacatgggagcagcctctccataaatgggggtaaggctagccgacattcac is from Malus sylvestris chromosome 5, drMalSylv7.2, whole genome shotgun sequence and encodes:
- the LOC126621079 gene encoding protein ROOT PRIMORDIUM DEFECTIVE 1-like, translating into MGTQFTRWMMKQPRQQFLAVRYKTTSSEYVASRARDATFEKLMDKYKNLLKVIAVQDLILANPHDPAVSLDFLSKLSQKLHLNRGAVAFLRKYPHIFHIYHVPMKSQTFCRLTDRAAQISKDEAEAINASLPLVVDRLVRLLSMSTSKMLPLRAIFKVGRELGLPDDFEDSVIYKNPHLFQLCDAHEPNTHNLKLVNVTSDKFTAAVENWRVEEYCKEGCSVDRAEIQFSFKHGYPPGMKLRKNFRAKVKEWQRLPYVGPYDEMAEKKRSSKAGMMAVEKRAVSIVHEFLNLTVEKMVEVEKISHFRKCFGFDLNIRDLFLDHPGMFYLSTKGKRHTVFLREVYERGCLIHPNPVYNARRKLLDLVVLGRHGLFNDDCKPRNHASNMEAESLEQHNEETCSSD